In the genome of Thalassophryne amazonica chromosome 6, fThaAma1.1, whole genome shotgun sequence, the window tactatttcatttaatatgttccatgtgtttttgatgttatttctatttttgacaagtaactcattataatatgttttttactgagtctcatgatattgattaacttattcttatatgttttatacttactttcagcttccttagttcgtagttttatgaattgtttatatagtacgtttttctttttacatgccctctgaagtcccttagttatccatggtttgttgctatattgatttctatatattttgtcaacaaatggacagtgtttattatacaaactggaaaaaaatggaaatgaaagcatcatatgacctgtcaacatcatcaacaaaaacatctgaccaattctgacttgataaatcctcccttaaattatcaattgtttcaggtgttacttttctactcatgaatttgatattgcttcgatacttacaacaaccctccaattcaaagactgagaaaactggcaagtgatcactgatatcgctgaccagtagtcccccactaagattaccggatataacgttagttaaaatattgtcagtgagagttgttgagtccatagttattctgcttggatgaatgatggttggaaacagtcctaaacagtacaaggtgtttataaatgaggtaatttgtggatgattgtgagggtttaaaaaatctatattgaaatctccacagacaaataaataatatgAAGTGATAAAGCACATTTTGGCACTTGATGGCATGTTAACATGATGTTGAGTTCACAAATAGAAATCCAGTATACTTAAGTATAAGTAAGTAAAAATTATTAaatgccctgtcacaccttgacgatttagcctgcgtatgccgaccgtattaaaaactCTGGTGCACGCCGGtacacgtctaataaattaatgcagttgTAACACCTTGACGATTATCCAGCATATGCCCAAAGCCCCGTTACACCCACTGgtttgggtcggtactgcacagtgtgatgcgtgtcagaaacagagtaatttaacattattttattttttttattttcattttttatcttggtggaccattttcattgtgtagagaatgctgatgagtggactggttgtggggaaacactgctgtgaatgaatgaagtgctgtctcCTTAAATGTTGAAAGCGctggctgcttcctgatcagcggaTCTGCTCAAGTCATCACACAACTAattaatgaaacgctgtgatgatttaaactttttaaGCGCCAGTCGAccacgatcaggtgtgatctgaatgaagtgcttTGTGATTTGTCAGTGTGGTGATCACAGACAGCGAtggcactttaaatgtttaagcagcgcattaatcaggcgtgatcaccctgatcgattgatcaggtcgtctgatgatcacaccacagcgacgccactttaaaagtttaaattgctttaaaagtttaaatcgctttaaaagtttaaatcatcacagcgcttctgtgtgatcaACGTGTGACACtggcatcctctgagaaatgcacatggagcagaaaaaccactgaAGGATTTGCTTTAATACTCTACATTTCCAGccatgaattaaagtattttcagatgtcattttcaaaaatcaggagctttatgtggattcatgtccatctaTGATTGTGAATTGgattgaaatgaacaggtcagactttatatttttttcccgtgtgtgaatgaaacagtctttgTGCATATGGAccgcaggtttcagccaatcagtggccagcattaatggacagatTTAGACTTAGGAGCTGTGAGCAGCGTGCCGCAGGACCGTGACaacccaacagtatgacaaatacaccactttcagtcacggatCAGTAGAAATACGCCATACCAAACCCTGTttagtcagttatcacagcgcttttttttttttttttttttttttagaaaatacatttatctgtttgtttagccatttcacactcctgttacaagacagtgattgtagcgcagtggtgaaGTTTCCGTATGGTAATCAGAGTAtgcgggttcaaatcccgtgagtggcatttttttatttaactgcagggttctgtattgcctcaccttttatgtattatttatatcaacccagtgatattcactaattatacacctgggttttattttattttcctccacatcagcaactgcagcagctcgcactgtgttcctgctcaaaagacactgtcGCATGTATGAACTGTTGCACTggcattgtgcacacctgccttCGGTGTGATGTTtagtggtgcgctcatacgagcggtaccgccgtgagtcgccctgagttgtacgtatttgcactatgtgtgaagggtccctaaacaactgcaaattataaagaagacaatgctcatacggccaagggtattttagcattgcgttatatttaaaaGTCAGTGGAGTCTGTGCAGTGTAAAGAGCATTCCTCAAGTATACCAGTATACGTAATACAGTTTCACTTTGTGTAGCTTATATTATTAATGTATGTTATAATTACAGTTTTAAATAATGTGGTTTTTACAGTTGACTAATTAAAATCCTGGTTTCAGTGATAAAGCAGACTATTGTGATATTCAGGTAAAATAATTATTGTCACTTGAAAGAATGAATGACATGTATTTTCCCCCCAGTAATATGCCATCAAGAAAGGTTCACCGGTATCAACATGAAATTTGGCAAATGTTTTTGCACCAGCTGATTGGCGGTTGTTTAATCTTTTGTAATCGCTTTCCGTGTGGTTCCTTCCTACAGATGTTTCTAATGTCTGGACATTGGCATGATGAGAAACCAGAACCTGCTGTCTCAGCAGCAAGTGGACTCTGATCAGGTAACAGCCTGCAAAGGAAAGAATGCTTTCTACAGTCGAAGGCTACAAAAGTTGTATGTTTTGTATTAAGGGACACTGTTACTTTCATATGGAAGTATAGAATTGGGTTTCAAAATGGAGTTGTCAACCTCTCTTTCAGATTGTATGATGACTGCATCTTCACATCGCTTTCAGTTCATTTCAGCGGAGCCTGCCActacaccacagcaaatccaggtaACAGCAGGATACTGTACATTCACTGGCTTCAGATAAAGTGCTGCTTTTTTCCCAGCAGAGTCATTCCATCTCAAATCAACCATTGGCTCCAACAGTGCCATTTCTTATTTGCATTATAATCAGGTTCATTGTGCCATTAGGTCCCAAAAGAAGGTAGGAAACAGGTTTTTTGGTAAGATATGTACACATTTTGCTTTAACACCCCACTATAAGGGGGTAGGTTTAGGCCTACATCTGATGACCATCATTCAGGTAGGCACTTCACAGGGCCACAATTCTTGAAACATAACCGCTAGAGGCATGAAATTTAGAGGCATCTTATTTTTCATTGCTGGTTGCAAAACAGTCGTGTTTTTAGCTCTAgctgtgtgtggaaaattttaTGGAGGGTGGAATTCCTGAAAATAACTGAGTCTTAATTTTGTCCATCCATTAAAAGGTCTCTGTATGCTAttttaatcttaaaaaaaaaaaaaaaaaaaaaaaaaaattaaaattgtatTTCATTCTTTAGTATGGGTCTTTACTGACATGCCAAAACCACTGTTGAGGTGTTCAACTGTTTAGTGTGTCCACAGGACCTACTTTAATTAGGGGCGAATCTGACATTTTGTGAAATTCAACCACATTATCACCATGTGTGAAAAGTAGCACCACTCTGAAATTTTTTGCAAAATTGTCTGTGTACTAGTTGTCAAAACTTCAATTTGGTGTTCTGTCTCCTTCATATTGAAAATTTAGGCCAAAGTGAGGCCTAAAAATGCCATCGGTCATGGCAAGAAAGTGTCATAGGCCCTTAGATGTTACTGTTTTCTGTGGTGTTTATATGATAAGATGGTTGCAACATTCCATCTAGGCCTATATGGAGATTATTTAAAAATATTGCACTCATAACTGGGTTATACTCTGGACTTGTCACCATCCATGTCAGACTCACATTTGTCAGACTCATATGATTCTAGAGCCAAGAAGTTGGTTTGCTTTCTACATGAAGGACAATATTTTTGTCCAGGTATGACATGCTGTCCTATTTTGCTTGTGAGAAACAGTGAGGTAGCCATGTAAATAACTCTGTCATCCTGTTACACTTTTTTGTGGGCACGAAAGGGATCACAGCAATTCTTTTGTAAGAATTCATACTTTTCAAGAACTTGCTGATGGTGATAACAGATTGTTTGCCCtcagttttgctcccattttgtatgagatgaactcaaagatctaaaactttttccacatacacaatatcaccatttccctcaaatattgttcacaaaccagtctaaatctgtgatagtgagcacttctcctttgctgagataatccatcccacctcacaggtgtgccatatcaagatgctgattagacaccatgattagtgcacaggtgtgccttagactgcccacaataaaaggccactctgaaaggtgcagttttatcacacagcacaatgccacagatgacgcaagatttgaaggagcgtgcaattggcatgctgacagcaggaatgtcaaccagagctgttgctcgtgtattgaatgttcatttctctaccataagccgtctccaaaggcgtttcagagaatttggcagtacatccaaccagcctcacaaccgcagaccacgtgtaaccacaccagcccaggacctccacatccagcatgttcacctccaagatcatctgagaccagccactcggacagctgctgaaacagtcggtttgcataaccaaagaatttctgcacaaagtgtcagaaaccgtctcagggaagctcatctgcatgctcgtcgtcctcatcggggtctcgacctgactccagttcgtcgtcgtaaccgacttgagtgggcacatgctcacattcgctggcgtttggcacattggagaggtgttctcttcacggatgaatcccggttcacactgtccagggcagatggcagacagcgcgtgtggcgtcatgtgggtgagcggttttctgatgtcaatgttgtggatcgagtggcccatggtggcggtggggttatggtatgggcaggcatctgttatggcgaagaacacaggtgcattttattgatggcattttgaatgcacagagataccgtgacgagatcctgaggctcattgttgtgccatacatccaagaacatcacctcatgctgcagcaggataatgcacggccccatgttgcaaggatctgtacacaattcttggaagctgaaaatgtcccagttcttgcatggccggcatactcaccggacatgtcacccattgagcatgtttgggatgctctggactggcgtatacgacagcgtgtaccagttcctgccaatatccagcaacttcacacagccattgaagaggagtggaccaacattccacaggccacaattgacaacctgatcaactctatgcgaaggagatgtgttgcactgcatgaggcaaatggtggtcacaccagatactgactggtatcccccccccaataaaacaaaactgcacctttcagagtggccttttattgtggacagtctaaggcacacctgtgcactaatcatggtgtctaatcaggatcttgatatggcacacctgtgaggtgggatggattatctcagcaaaggagaagtgctcactatcacagatttagactggtttgtgaacaatatttgagggaaatggtgatattgtgtatgtggaaaaagttttagatctttgagttcatctcatacaaaatgggagcaaaaccaaaagtgttgcgtttatatttttgttgagtatacaacaTCAGTGTAAATATTTTTGGCGTCACTAGACTGGGTGTGTTGGCCTCAACAGGTATTCAGTGTTGTTTAACAACATCTACTTTCTGCCTGAGCTGCAATATGACACATTTGATATTTCAAAATATGTTATATGGCAAAAATAATGCTCAAAGGCACTTAGGCTCCTTATTGAGTTAGATTTTCCATATGAAGGAGACAGAATACCAATTCATTCTTTTGAAGTTTTTATTACTGGAATATGAAGATTCACTGTGAAAAGTTTTTAGAGTGGTGGTATTTATCACATATGGTGAAAAATGTGGTTTAATTTCAGATTTGCCCCTAATTAAAGTAGGTCCTGCAGACACACTAAACAGCTGAGTACTTCAACAGTGGTTCTAAAATGTCAGTAAACACCCATAGTCAATGATCCAATACTATGAATTATGATTTACGGATTCATATGGCATACAGAGAGCTTTAAAGACATGGGTGAAATTAAgattttgagtttgttttttcctctttctcaaGAAATCAATCCTCCATAAAATTTTTCACAGTCAGCTTGGGGCTAAaaatctgattgttttgtaaCCAGCAGAGAAAAATGAAATGATGCTGTTAATTTCATGCCTCCAACTGTTATATTTCAAGAATTGTGGCCCTGTGATGTACCTACCTGAATGACGGCCATCAGATGTAGGCCTAAACCTACCGTCATATAATGGGGTGTAAAAGCAAAATGCATACACATATTCCAGAAAACCTTTTTCCTACCTTCCTTTTGGGACCAAATGCCACACAGACTGACTATGATGCAAATCAAAGGTGGtgctgctggaactttttttGGATATTGGTTGATTTAACATGGAATGACCCAGCATATCACAAGCAATAAAGCTGTTAAGCTGCTCTAGCTTGAGTAtaattttctctcttttttgccTCTTTCCACCTGTATCTTTCATGTCTATTCCCTAGATTGTAACTGACCAGCATACAGGACAGAAGCTTCAGATAGTGACAGCAATGAACTCCTCCAGTACTCCTAAGCAGCAGTTCATTTTGACTATGGGTGATAGCTCAGGACCTGGCAAGGTTATCCTGGCCTCCCCAGACAGCCACAACACTAAGCAGCTCATCTTTACTGCTGCAGAGAACTTTCTCCCTGGAAGGATACAGGTACAATCCTCCAAAACATTATCACTGCTTTGTGTTTTGATAACACGCTTAATACAGTGGACTGACATACTGTCCATGGGGTGTCAtagactcatctgcttcatgctgtaATATCTGGCGATAAGAACAGGCACTAAAGGGGCTTCTTCCGTGCATAGTGCTATACTCTTAGATTCATCTCTAAGTCTCTTAATTTTGCAGACATTGCGTGTTTACTGTTATTTTCAGCATTTAAACCATGATGCTGATTTTGGTTTACTTTACTTTTCAGATTGTCACAGATCCCGTGTCAATGGAACGGTTGCTTGGTCAGTCAGGGGACTTGAGCCGACCACAGCCAGTGGAGTACTGCGTAGTTTGTGGGGACAAGGCTTCAGGTACTTATGTAAACAGACGTTACCTGCATTTGCAGTGCATTGGATGTGTTTTAGGTTTTGCACAGTAATTCACTTCTGTGTTCAGGTCGTCACTACGGAGCAGTCAGTTGTGAAGGCTGCAAAGGTTTCTTCAAGCGGAGTGTAAGGAAGAATCTGACTTACAGCTGCCGGAGTAAAGAAGACTGTGTCATTAACAAACACCATCGTAATCGCTGCCAGTTCTGTCGGTTGAGAAAATGCCTCAAAATGGGGATGAAGACTGAATGTGAGTTTTATGTCTGCAGATGTTGATTATTTTCAGACTTGGGTATTCAAATGTTGTATTATTAATTGAAAAATCAAACAACACTCTTACTGAAAAAGAGGTGGGTAAAAGTTAATTACATTTATTAGGCTCACCTTCTTTGAAGTGTAAAGGTCTACattagtccccccccccccccccgcagaagATAAGAATTATGCTAGTGGAAATCAAATAAGAAGAATTAATGTAGTTTGGTTCTGCAGATGTTTTGATCACTTTTTAAAGTgaggtcttaaaaaaaaaaaacacattgtgtGGTTTCTCAGTGGGTATTCATGCAGTACTTCTGAAGTACAAAACAGCCTTGAAGACTATTATTCTAGCTATATATTAAGTCATGTATATCTTTAAAAAAGTTGCACTCACTAATAGGAAATATTATTTCAGccagccagaggatacacatttATGCACCATGATAGACTGttggcttattttattttttatttttttaattgtaatAATGTAAAAACTCTTTAATGACAAATGATGATTATCTGATTAGTACAAGCTTTGGGCCACCTCTGTAGCTTTGTTGGTTGTGGAGACATACATCAAATTTTGTGCGTTTTGTTTTGTGACATCTTTGTGACATTATCATATTTGATTACGGATGATTTAGTGATTGATATGAGCTTTACAGGTCTCTGGCCCCTTTAAAAGCCTGGAAAATGTATTTTCCAGATTATATGCCTGACCTTGACCCAAAAAAATATtcttaccaagtttggtgaaagtcTGCTCACCCATTTGAGTTATTTTGTACACACACAAGCAGGCAATTACATTGCTTTGCTGCATCACCAATGCCCAGGGTAATGAACTGGTAGCATCCACAGCAACACTCTGATGGAAGACACCAGATTTCTATGAATACACTGTTCTGCAGACTGACCCTAGAGTTTGCCAATCCAGTTGACTAAAAACATCACTAATATTGATATTAGCATTGAAACATGGCATTAAGGATTAGTCTGTTTATGTCTTCAGCTGTACAGAGTGAAAGAAAGCCTGTCGATGTATTGCCAAGAGAGAAACATACAAACTGCGCTGCATCGACACAGAAGATCTACATTCGCAAGGATTTAAACAGTCCGCTAATCGCCACACCAACATTCATGTCCGATACAGAGACTGATTGTTCCAGGTTTGTTTAAATCTCAATTTTTTTTGGCCCATTTAAGATGTTGTTTGAAGTTGACCTGTTTTTGATAGACTCTCTGTACTATGTGCAGGTCCAGCCTGCTGGATCAGGGGATGCTGGTTAATATCCAGCAGCCAGTCATTCAGACTGATGCTACTCTGCTGCTGGCTGACTCAAAGGTACAGTTgttactcatttatttatttatttatttaataaaggAATTAACTTTCAGTAAGTATAGCTGGTCTtgcattttttatgttttatgttcaGGGGTCAGccaaagaaaaaactaaacaatCTGTAAAGCAGTTTTTGACATTGAACTTGTCAGTGTTAGGGTGCTTTTACATGCACCTTGTTTGTTCCAGACCTTTGAAGTGTTTCAGGTTAGTCCAAAGTTAAATAACAGGTGTGAAAGCTGCCTCAGACCACTGCACACACGAAAGGACCAGAATGTGATCCAACAAAAAGAGGTGGTCTCAGTCAAGCCCAGCCGAACCATAGTTCAGTTCATTTGAAGTGTGAAAACACTTTGGATAGTTCAGACTTTTAGACCAATTACAGGAAGTTGAGGCAGGTTATCTTCACCCATtaaacaacagaagaagaaatatcatcagacacaacagggttattccctaaatatatcTCTGTAATATCACACACTGTCAGGATTGGGGTTTTTCCGGTTGGGGTTGTCTGTCCCTTTTTCTCTTGTCTTTCCCTACTGTTTCTTGGtggtggttctttctctctctctctggtcacGCCCTCTTTCTGGTTCATTCCATGCTCACCTGTTCCTAATCAGCACCTCTTTGCCAGGGCTTATTTAAGCTCCTCTGTTCTCCTtgttcttcgccagattgttgcacCCTGTGCctactttccagctctgttttcttgtattctcgacctgctagCCTCAAGTGTGTATGACTGCTTGCCTGTATCTTTGACCACGccttttgcctgatgattctgtttttgttactcttgttggactgcttcgctgtgtaccggaccctgtttactgttttagtaaacagcttttacctacagagccagttgtctgtgtcctgcatttgcgtccagccataTCCGACCGCTAGTCCTGATACACACATTATTCATGTTTTCCTGTTTAAAATGGGGTGAATTTCAACGGTTTTAAAAGAACCATCTCTcgcttctcatcttttctcctctATAAAGTTAAATCAACATTTTTCTCCTTGTCACTGCAGCCGGGGTAAAAGTTTAAAATATTAATCTTCTGACGACAAGTGCCGTCACATGCTGCTACTAAAATGCCATAACATTGTTAGTTTATTtgcaacaaatcaatcaatcaatcaatcaatttttttatatagcgccaaatcacaacaaacagttgccccaaggcgctttatattgtaaggcaaggccatacaataattatgtaaaaccccaacggtcaaaacgaccccctgtgagcaagcacttggctacagtgggaaggaaaaactcccttttaacaggaagaaacctccagcagaaccaggctcagggaggggcagtcttctgctgggactggttggggctgagggagagaaccaagaaaaagacatgctgtggaggggagcagagatcaatcactaatgattaaatgcagagtggtgcatttaAAAGgaatttgttcatttatttttagctCACTTGGACCAAAGGTCCAGTGGGCATATACCGTGGGTCTGCATTGGCGGCGGTTTATGTAAACATCTTCTCTGAAACTGCTGACACAGTGAAGCTGAAATTTTGCATAAATGTTCCATCCTATAAGGGGCGCCAAAGGTATCCAATGTTAAACATCGCTGCTGTTGTGGCCTTATTGAAAATGCCACCTAGAGCCATTAGTGAGCAGTCTTTAAAGATATTGAGCTGAAATTTGGCACAAGTGTAGCTAGAAGGTAGCTCCAAAACATTTCCAATGGGTTtttaagatttgttttttttttttcttttcatttgacTTTGATACGACATTTGTACTTTGGCCATGCCCACTTATCCAGCTGAAACTGTGATGTATTGTATCATCCAGGTGAGCTACAGTGCCCGTGGCACTATTTTTCTCCATTCAAATGGAACTGTCCACCAAATTGACGGCAGCAACATCAGACACAAGCACATGGAACATCCAATCTGTGTCGAGCAGAGTTGAGTCTATAAATACTTttaaagcatccatccatccatccattttcctccgctttatccggagtcgggtcgcgggggcagcagctcaagcaaagccgcccagacctcccgatccacacacacctcccccagctcctccgggggaaccccaaggcgttcccaagccagccgagagatgtagtccctccagcgtgtcctgggtcttccccggggcctcctcccaatgggacgtgcccggaacacctctccagcgaggcgtccagggggcatccggaaaagatgcccgagccacctcaactgactcctttcaacgtggaggagcagtggctcgactccgagctcctcccgagtgaagcAGTCAGTTACAAATGCAATTACTTTCCAGGATTCTGAAGAGCAATCGATTATAGGTACAATTAGTTGAAAGCATAGCTGTCATTACAATTGCTTCGAATACAATTACTTTTGGACCCAACTTTGGTGTAGAGTACAGAGAAATGCAGTCTGCATAGATGATGTAAGAATATCATGAaatatttagtgctgctatatTTAGTGTTACTGTGTGAAACCAAACTAACTGGACCAAATGTGTACAGTGCAACAAAAACATGAACCTTATTCAGACCTTGCTATGGACTTTCAGGTGTGAAAGCACCCTTAGGTAAGTTTTAAGAAGTATATGTTAAACATGTGTTATAGATCATTTGAACTTTTGTGTTTTCCTGTGCAGGACACTTCTGTCTATGGCTGTTCTCAGTGCATTTGACTCATACTGCTTGTTGGAAAGTAATCAATATTATGCATCTTTAGATGGAACCTGGGCAGGGAGACCTGGGGACGCTTGCCAATGTTGTGACATCACTGGCCAGCCTGAATGACTCCCTAAAAGAGAATTTAAACAACGGCAATTCATCAGACAGTCCACATGAGGAACAATCGGCCAGTGAGATAACACGGTACATAGAGAGGATAACAGGGGTTTGTGAGAGGTATTAGGTATGGCTTAATACTCACTTCAGCAGGCCTTTACAGATTTAAGATGTTTCTGTGTTGTGCTGTGCACAGCGCCTTTGACACCTTGGCCAAAGTCCTTAACCCACCTGAAGAAGGATTGGGACGCACCCGGACAGAAAATTCACTGTGTGCCACTGGAACAACCATCCAGCTTATTGGTGGAGACCAGGAGTCCCCCATAATTGAGGTGGAAGGGCCACTGCTCACAGacagccatgtttgttttaaggtGAGTGGGTAAACACATCAAATGGCCTTTAATAAAAGAAACTGTAGAGCTGAGTGAACCACGTAGTAACCGTGATGTACACTCTGACCGTGCACAGTAGAGCTAAGGGGCCACATCTGGCTCACGAGGCAACTTCATAGGGACCCCAGTTTTTGCAAGTGGCAAGAAAAGTAAAATTAAGACCAACAGAACACCAACACAGGACACCAAAATATCTTTCTGAATGACATGGTAAAGTTGATCTGCACACACCAACAGCTGGAcaattaagaattttttttttctttttccctgtGACGGCTAAACTCCAATGGAGAAAGTTTCCTTCTGAACTGATACagtcttacccccccccccccatgtgttTTTTTCCACTTCTTGAATATCAGAAATTCAAATACATGCTGTTTTATTAAAGTAGAAACATTGGATGAAAAGTTTGTCTTGCTTAAATGGAAAACGAAAGTTTGCAGTATAATGCAACACTCTTCTTTCAAAACATACTGCAGCTATTTGTGTGACTTGTTTTTGCCAAGTCAAATTAAGATGCTTTATGTTGGTGTTTCTCTTACTTTGACTTATATCTGTAGGTGTTCCTATATTAAATTTGTTTCATGATGTGTTTCCCTAATATATAATTTCTCTGTGCCCTTTTCCCCCTGCTTTGCTTCTCTCCTGTAGCTGACCATGCCCAGCCCCATGCCTGAGTATCTGAATGTACATTACATCTGTGAGTCAGCATCCAGACTTCTGTTTCTCTCGATGCACTGGGTGCGCTCCATCCCCGCCTTCTCAGCTCTTGGGTGAGAATACATTAGATGCAAGAACATTTAATGAATTATCTATGCAACTTTATGAATGCTGCAAAGATGGACTGTACTATCAACTATCTTGCAGGTTCACATACTTTTCTTTTGTAATTCTTTGTCTTTCTCAGTCAGGAGGCAAACACCAGTTTGGTCCGAGCATGCTGGAATGAGCTGTTCACTCTGGGTCTCGCTCAGTGCGCTCATATCATGAACCTGTCAACCATCCTGTCTGCCATCATCAACCACCTTCAGAGCAACATTCAGGATGGTAATGACTGCTAAGCTTGTCATCACTTCACAGTAGAGCAAGTAGATAAGAACAAAGAAATGTGTGCTTGTGATATGTGAAAGTATTAAAAAGAGGGTTTATAACAATTTGTGGTATTATCTAAACATAAGATGTCTGGTATGAGTAGCAGT includes:
- the nr2c2 gene encoding nuclear receptor subfamily 2 group C member 2 isoform X2 is translated as MMTASSHRFQFISAEPATTPQQIQIVTDQHTGQKLQIVTAMNSSSTPKQQFILTMGDSSGPGKVILASPDSHNTKQLIFTAAENFLPGRIQIVTDPVSMERLLGQSGDLSRPQPVEYCVVCGDKASGRHYGAVSCEGCKGFFKRSVRKNLTYSCRSKEDCVINKHHRNRCQFCRLRKCLKMGMKTESVQSERKPVDVLPREKHTNCAASTQKIYIRKDLNSPLIATPTFMSDTETDCSRSSLLDQGMLVNIQQPVIQTDATLLLADSKMEPGQGDLGTLANVVTSLASLNDSLKENLNNGNSSDSPHEEQSASEITRAFDTLAKVLNPPEEGLGRTRTENSLCATGTTIQLIGGDQESPIIEVEGPLLTDSHVCFKLTMPSPMPEYLNVHYICESASRLLFLSMHWVRSIPAFSALGQEANTSLVRACWNELFTLGLAQCAHIMNLSTILSAIINHLQSNIQDDKLSGERVKQVMEHIWKFQEFCNSMTRLETDRYEYAYLKAIVLFSPDHPGVDSSGQIEKFQEKALMELQDYVQKTYPDDTYRYIHTSQIDPYPDTAPSPAPHELKHHRGAFLHGFDR
- the nr2c2 gene encoding nuclear receptor subfamily 2 group C member 2 isoform X1, which translates into the protein MMTASSHRFQFISAEPATTPQQIQIVTDQHTGQKLQIVTAMNSSSTPKQQFILTMGDSSGPGKVILASPDSHNTKQLIFTAAENFLPGRIQIVTDPVSMERLLGQSGDLSRPQPVEYCVVCGDKASGRHYGAVSCEGCKGFFKRSVRKNLTYSCRSKEDCVINKHHRNRCQFCRLRKCLKMGMKTESVQSERKPVDVLPREKHTNCAASTQKIYIRKDLNSPLIATPTFMSDTETDCSRSSLLDQGMLVNIQQPVIQTDATLLLADSKMEPGQGDLGTLANVVTSLASLNDSLKENLNNGNSSDSPHEEQSASEITRAFDTLAKVLNPPEEGLGRTRTENSLCATGTTIQLIGGDQESPIIEVEGPLLTDSHVCFKLTMPSPMPEYLNVHYICESASRLLFLSMHWVRSIPAFSALGQEANTSLVRACWNELFTLGLAQCAHIMNLSTILSAIINHLQSNIQDDKLSGERVKQVMEHIWKFQEFCNSMTRLETDRYEYAYLKAIVLFSPDHPGVDSSGQIEKFQEKALMELQDYVQKTYPDDTYRLTRILTRLPALRLMSSSITEELFFTGLIGNVSIDSIIPYILKMETAEYHSQESDLTE